The proteins below are encoded in one region of Armatimonadota bacterium:
- a CDS encoding DUF402 domain-containing protein has translation MGAPFLEIKRRPDGREEVFRCELVLREGAHVVLRYVITHPRQVDDLPLESGTVTYGHFWADRPYNVYHWITPHGESIGCYINLSGEVHLEADRIAWLDLAVDVLIRPGAEPKVLDEEEMEDLPEPLRTRARQALAEVLNRWPSIVEEVTTATRRLLLP, from the coding sequence ATGGGAGCCCCGTTTCTGGAGATCAAGCGGCGGCCGGACGGTCGGGAGGAGGTGTTCCGGTGTGAGCTGGTTCTCCGGGAGGGAGCCCACGTGGTGCTCCGATACGTGATCACGCACCCCCGGCAGGTGGACGACCTCCCGCTGGAATCCGGCACGGTCACCTACGGCCATTTCTGGGCAGACCGCCCCTACAACGTCTACCACTGGATCACGCCGCACGGGGAATCCATCGGGTGCTACATCAACCTGAGTGGGGAGGTGCACCTGGAGGCGGATCGCATCGCCTGGCTTGACCTCGCGGTGGACGTGCTTATCCGGCCGGGCGCCGAGCCGAAGGTACTGGACGAGGAGGAGATGGAGGATCTCCCAGAACCCCTGAGAACCAGGGCCCGACAGGCCCTGGCCGAGGTTCTCAACCGTTGGCCCTCCATCGTGGAAGAGGTGACCACCGCCACGCGTCGCCTGCTCCTCCCCTAG
- the raiA gene encoding ribosome-associated translation inhibitor RaiA — protein MNIVLTAKNVTLNEHLRRYATRKIERLSRFFDHVQEAKVVLRTGRDRNQGHESLVEVTVYGDGFVLRGEEAAPDFFAAVDLVAEKLERQIQKVRDRWIHKRRLDEARRQRQEEAEAAREREAEGLSESLPRIVRRKQLPTKPMTEEEAVIQMELLGHSFFVYRDAGTGSVRVLYRRRDGQLGLLEVE, from the coding sequence ATGAACATCGTCCTCACAGCCAAGAACGTGACCCTCAATGAACACCTGCGCCGATATGCGACGAGGAAGATCGAACGGCTGAGCCGGTTCTTCGACCACGTTCAGGAGGCGAAGGTGGTCCTGCGGACCGGCCGGGACAGGAACCAGGGACACGAATCCCTCGTGGAGGTCACGGTATACGGCGACGGGTTTGTGCTGCGGGGAGAGGAGGCCGCCCCGGACTTTTTCGCGGCCGTGGACCTGGTGGCCGAGAAGCTGGAACGGCAGATCCAGAAAGTGCGGGACCGTTGGATCCATAAGCGCCGTCTGGACGAGGCCCGCCGGCAGCGCCAGGAGGAGGCGGAGGCGGCCCGGGAGCGGGAGGCCGAGGGCTTGTCGGAAAGCCTCCCTCGGATCGTGCGCCGCAAGCAGCTCCCCACCAAACCCATGACGGAGGAGGAGGCCGTCATCCAGATGGAGCTGCTGGGCCACAGCTTCTTCGTGTACCGGGACGCGGGCACGGGGAGCGTTCGGGTGCTGTACCGCCGGCGGGACGGCCAGCTGGGCCTCCTCGAGGTGGAATGA